One stretch of Emys orbicularis isolate rEmyOrb1 chromosome 7, rEmyOrb1.hap1, whole genome shotgun sequence DNA includes these proteins:
- the RIN1 gene encoding ras and Rab interactor 1, with protein sequence MPCGEAYSQQGPRGLGPGPVYDVPDPHVFPQPRPAPGSPNNVSLLDRLLLTQSVWLQLSLNSATALHILQREPPGTFLVRRSNTHRRRVLCLRLLDDLAPAFVASYCLQERAAGISLEGSSWSFPDLLHLVASYCQSREVLPVALRLPQPIQQAVSHKELEAISHLGLEFWSSSLNAKDPLESPEPPLCEDAAPAAGQLGAIPTRSPRELDCGLGNGALGFLNPLFQGRDGGSRRDDFKRSIKVRVSTETSSPLSPPPKPPPPIPSSQTGMLPTPRREPGQYTSLSMSGYRVPQRAGEPLNPKPAGSSLPSLQELDSGSPSGSESEGGGGPRAPSPPAQRRPRAPLRSMSDAVLAVLAPEKQLARAVEGLARDRSTRLGASVQDFLTLVRGGGGEWRSSHELLSPVRTFLTHTKAQLLPSPALELPSPTLLPDHRLDAVLERALHRCVLKPLKPVLASRLRRLRVADGSLGQLQENLRLVRERGPGAFPARATLPSPHDTQRARRKLLQLLHAYSPSTQVTLLLQACKGVYQAMGAAPDGSYGADEFLPVLSFILAQCDLPQLLMEAEYMMELMEPSQLLGEGGYYLTTLQASLALLGRFHEEEPMELRPDVQRALSWRHQSPSGRPPGSPCQDPRPEKTQAPCSGCHSTTPALGAQGTAEQLQRHPTDNSLPLHPEGQRQPQEHPAQHHHPGEMGPGPGPPHRLLREAAVDLDEPL encoded by the exons ATGCCCTGTGGAGAAGCATATTCCCAGCAAGGGCCACGTGG TCTGGGGCCTGGCCCTGTGTATGATGTCCCAGACCCACACgtcttcccccagcccagaccaGCACCGGGGTCTCCGAACAACGTCAGCCTCCTGGATCGCCTGCTCCTCACCCAGTCTGTCTGGCTGCAGCTGAGCCTCAACTCTGCCACCGCCCTGCACATCCTGCAGCGTGAGCCCCCCGGG ACATTCCTGGTGCGCCGATCGAACACACACCGACGCCGGGTGCTCTGCTTGCGCCTCCTAGATGACTTGGCCCCGGCCTTCGTTGCTAGCTACTGCCTGCAGGAGAGAGCAGCAG GCATCTCTCTAGAGGGCTCATCCTGGAGCTTCCCAGACCTGCTGCACCTGGTGGCCTCCTACTGCCAGAGCCG GGAGGTTCTCCCGGTCGCCCTGCGCCTGCCCCAACCTATCCAGCAGGCGGTGTCGCACAAGGAACTGGAGGCCATTTCCCACCTGGGGCTCG agTTCTGGAGCTCTTCTCTCAATGCCAAGGACCCCCTGGAGTCGCCTGAGCCCCCACTCTGTGAggatgctgcccctgcagctggcCAGCTGGGTGCAATCCCCACACGGAGCCCAAGGGAGCTGGACTGCGGCCTGGGCAACGGGGCGCTGGGCTTCCTGAACCCCCTGTtccagggcagggatgggggctcACGGCGGGACGACTTCAAGCGCAGCATTAAAGTGCGGGTGTCCACCGAGAcctccagccctctctcaccaccccCCAagccacccccccccatcccttccagCCAGACTGGGATGCTCCCCACCCCGCGCCGAGAGCCGGGCCAGTACACATCGCTCAGCATGTCGGGGTATCGGGTGCCCCAGCGGGCTGGGGAGCCCCTTAATCCCAAGCCAGCTGGGAGCAGCCTCCCATCCCTGCAGGAGCTGGACAGCGGGTCCCCCAGTGGCTCAGagagtgaggggggtgggggtccaCGGGCCCCCTCACCTCCTGCCCAGCGCCGCCCCCGTGCTCCCCTGCGCTCCATGAGCGATGCCGTCCTGGCAGTGCTGGCCCCTGAGAAACAGCTGGCACGGGCCGTGGAGGGGCTGGCgcgggaccggagcaccaggctgGGAGCCAGCGTCCAGGATTTCCTGACCCTAGtgaggggtggcgggggggagtgGCGGTCCAGCCACGAGCTGCTGAGTCCCGTCCGGACCTTCCTGACCCACACCAAGGCCcagctgctgcccagcccagccctggagctgccgaGCCCCACGCTGCTGCCTGACCACAGGCtgg ACGCTGTGCTGGAACGGGCCCTACATCGTTGTGTGCTGAAGCCTCTCAAACCAGTGCTGGCATCACGGCTGCGCAGGCTACGCGTGGCAGATGGGTCCCTGGGCCAGCTCCAGGAGAACCTGCGGCTGGTGCGGGAGCGGGGCCCTGGTGCCTTCCCGGCACGGGCGACCCTGCCTAGCCCCCATGACACCCAGCGGGCACGGCGCAAACTGCTGCAGCTTCTGCATGCCTATTCGCCCAGCACCCAGGTGACACTGCTGCTGCAGGCCTGCAAGGGTGTCTACCAAGCCATGGGGGCAGCCCCGG atgGGAGCTATGGGGCGGATGAGTTCTTGCCGGTTCTGAGCTTCATCCTGGCTCAGTGCGACCTGCCCCAGCTGCTCATGGAGGCTGAGTACATGATGGAGCTGATGGAGCCCAGCCAGCTCCTGGGGGAAG GGGGCTATTACCTGACCACTCTCcaggccagcctggccctgctgggGCGTTTCCATGAAGAGGAGCCCATGGAGCTgcgccctgatgtccagagagcCCTGAGCTGGCGGCACCAGAGCCCCTCAGGGCGGCCCCCTGGCAGCCCATGCCAG GACCCACGGCCTGAGAAAACCCAGGCCCCCTGCAGTGGGTGCCACTCCACCACACCTGCACTGGGAGCCCAGGGGACGGCGGAGCAGCTACAGAGGCACCCAACAGACAACagtctccccctgcaccctgagggcCAGCGCCAGCCCCAGGAGCACCCGGCCCAGCACCACCACCCCGGGGAGATGGGACCTGGGCCGGGACCCCCACACAGGCTGCTCCGCGAAGCGGCTGTCGACCTGGATGAACCCCTCTGA
- the CD248 gene encoding endosialin: protein MLRLWLLLTGLVGPARGAWPGPEAAWPGPEAACGPEGCYVVFFQRRSFLESWRSCRERGGNLATLKRHEEAAQVAELLQATGPGTGQRRLFWIGLQRQPRQCFPQRPLRGFTWTTGDQDTLYTNWAQAEPAGGTACSASRCVVLSYGPATQENFQWLEGSCTLPVDGFLCRFGFAGMCHGLATEETGPVSYTTPFGQVSSTLSHIPFGTVASVACGGAAPVSVLCMQRDDGSVGWSKEEPLCGEEPGDWCEGDNGGCQQLCVDEGPSYSCECHAGHALLPDGRSCAPADGCQNHPCQFQCVPGEDGGYRCLCPVGYTLASDGHTCEDTDECATGPCEQLCDNFPGGFQCRCQLGYEDDGAGGCADLDECNTAPCEHQCENTEGSYLCLCHLGFSPAEEAPQHCVDNDECQIPGVCQQMCVNYVGGFECYCTEGYELEADRISCAPLAEPPALATRQQTFYPHFRNQQEWGAEVLQVLGTDESFSLTQEFPDPTASPPDLSPAAPHPSTGHSAPRPSTTSPPIPSTTTGPPDPTTSPPIPSTTTGPPDPTTGPPIPSTTTLIPPTSTATPEPTNGPPVPHTSPAITPTIGPLTPSTSPPSSKSPRSPGAPASPYSGGEGDPSADRARAPLPPSEDPSTSPGGERAWRKRDDRWLLVALLVPLCVFLVIMVALGIVYCTRCGARAKSRSVTQCYRWVTSAGGKGPSHPPAGAHLTTCRTSV from the coding sequence ATGCTGCGTCTCTGGCTGCTCCTCACTGGGCTGGTGGGGCCGGCGCGGGGCGCCTGGCCAGGGCCTGAGGCTGCCTGGCCGGGGCCCGAGGCTGCCTGTGGTCCTGAGGGCTGCTACGTTGTCTTCTTCCAACGCCGCAGCTTCCTGGAGTCCTGGCGGAGCTGCCGAGAGCGTGGCGGGAACCTGGCCACGCTCAAGCGCCATGAGGAGGCCGCCCAGGTGGCGGAGCTGCTGCAGGCCACGGGCCCGGGTACAGGGCAGCGGCGGCTCTTCTGGATCGGGCTGCAGCGCCAGCCACGCCAGTGCTTCCCCCAGCGCCCACTGCGTGGTTTCACCTGGACCACCGGTGACCAAGACACGCTCTACACCAACTGGGCGCAGGCCGAGCCGGCCGGGGGCACCGCTTGCTCGGCCTCGCGCTGCGTGGTGCTGAGCTATGGCCCGGCCACGCAGGAGAATTTCCAGTGGCTGGAGGGTTCGTGCACCCTACCCGTGGACGGCTTCTTGTGCCGCTTCGGCTTTGCCGGCATGTGCCACGGACTGGCCACGGAGGAGACGGGGCCCGTGAGCTACACAACGCCCTTCGGCCAGGTCAGCAGCACCCTGAGCCACATCCCCTTCGGCACGGTGGCGTCCGTGGCCTGTGGCGGCGCAGCCCCTGTCTCGGTGTTGTGCATGCAGCGGGACGACGGCTCCGTGGGCTGGTCCAAGGAGGAGCCCCTGTgcggggaggagccgggggactGGTGTGAGGGTGACAATGGGGGCTGCCAGCAGCTGTGCGTGGACGAGGGTCCCAGCTACTCCTGCGAGTGCCACGCCGGCCACGCCTTACTGCCCGACGGGCGCTCCTGCGCCCCAGCCGATGGCTGCCAGAACCACCCCTGCCAGTTTCAGTGCGTGCCAGGAGAGGACGGAGGGTACCGGTGCTTGTGCCCCGTGGGCTATACGCTGGCCAGTGACGGGCACACGTGCGAGGACACAGATGAGTGTGCCACGGGCCCGTGCGAGCAGCTGTGTGACAACTTCCCTGGCGGCTTCCAGTGCCGCTGCCAGCTGGGCTACGAGGACGACGGGGCCGGAGGCTGCGCCGACCTGGATGAATGCAACACCGCCCCGTGCGAGCACCAGTGCGAGAACACCGAGGGCTCCTACCTGTGCCTGTGCCACCTGGGCTTCAGCCCGGCCGAGGAGGCGCCGCAGCACTGTGTCGACAACGACGAGTGCCAGATCCCCGGCGTCTGCCAGCAGATGTGCGTCAACTACGTGGGCGGCTTTGAGTGCTACTGCACCGAGGGCTACGAGCTGGAGGCTGACCGCATCAGCTGTGCCCCCCTGGCAGAGCCCCCTGCGCTGGCCACCAGGCAGCAGACCTTCTACCCACACTTCAGGAACCAGCAGGAGTGGGGAGCAGAGGTGCTGCAGGTTTTGGGGACGGACGAGTCTTTCAGCCTGACCCAGGAGTTCCCCGACCCCACTGCTTCCCCCCctgatctctctcctgcagccCCACACCCCAGCACTGGCCACTCAGCCCCTCGCCCCTCCACCACCAGCCCCCCAATCCCTTCCACAACCACTGGTCCCCCAGACCCCACCACCAGCCCCCCAATCCCTTCCACAACCACTGGTCCCCCAGACCCCACTACTGGCCCCCCAATCCCCAGTACCACCACCCTGATCCCTCCCACAtccactgccaccccagagcccaccaaTGGCCCCCCAGTTCCCCACACCAGCCCCGCTATCACTCCCACAATTGGCCCCCTaacccccagcaccagcccccCAAGCTCCAAATCTCCAAGGTCCCCTGGTGCTCCTGCCTCACCCtacagcgggggggagggggacccttCAGCAGACAGGGCCAGGGCTCCGCTGCCCCCTTCGGAGGACCCCAGCACCTCTCCAGGTGGGGAGCGGGCATGGAGGAAGCGGGATGACCGGTGGCTGCTGGTGGCACTGCTGGTGCCCCTCTGCGTCTTCCTGGTGATCATGGTGGCGTTGGGCATCGTGTACTGCACCCGCTGTGGTGCCAGGGCCAAGAGCCGCAGCGTCACACAGTGCTACCGCTGGGTCACCAGTGCGGGGGGCAAggggccctcccacccccctgcaggGGCCCACCTGACCACCTGCCGGACCAGCGTCTGA